In one Sphingomonas sp. S1-29 genomic region, the following are encoded:
- a CDS encoding ABC-three component system protein gives MGDNENTSHSAEASALGFWYQSLYALLILAATPTDDAAIAIEQLDDIELKVDGQKLLFQLKHSMKAKPAAVGIKSRALWRTVAVWVDILPKISLAETSLHLMTVGGILAADPLEALLDPEDDREALTAAMAKEAQRVLNERAEAKAKGEKLHFADRYKGCEAYLKLSEGERHNLLRRVVIKPDAPTIDRIESELEQHLLILPAAQRPIVARRLIEWWDRQIVYSLCGKRERVIARYEFQAQVTEIVGELDQGRLLAHFETVAKPLEYLPDGMLTRQIALVKGRDSDVDRAIREEWRARSQRARWTNENPALGAMINDYDLVLTEHWQDRHDEMSESCVDLEDDTKCTSGLDLLRWTHNSAPTAVRSIQEGFAAAYYVRGSYQVLAISLQVGWHPDFKVLLGGEE, from the coding sequence ATGGGAGATAACGAAAACACCAGTCACTCAGCTGAGGCTTCCGCGCTGGGTTTCTGGTATCAGTCGCTCTATGCGCTGCTGATACTTGCGGCCACACCGACCGACGATGCTGCGATCGCCATCGAGCAACTCGATGACATCGAGCTGAAGGTAGACGGTCAGAAATTACTGTTCCAGCTTAAGCACTCGATGAAGGCAAAGCCGGCAGCGGTCGGCATCAAGTCCCGCGCTCTATGGCGCACGGTTGCGGTCTGGGTCGATATTCTCCCCAAAATCAGCCTCGCCGAAACGAGCCTGCATCTGATGACGGTCGGCGGCATCCTTGCAGCGGACCCTTTAGAGGCGCTGCTCGATCCCGAGGATGATCGCGAGGCGCTAACGGCCGCGATGGCGAAAGAAGCTCAGCGGGTGCTCAATGAGCGGGCGGAGGCCAAGGCCAAGGGCGAGAAGCTCCACTTCGCAGATCGCTACAAAGGGTGCGAGGCGTATCTCAAGCTCTCCGAAGGCGAGAGGCACAATCTGTTGCGCCGGGTCGTCATTAAGCCCGATGCACCGACGATCGACCGGATCGAAAGTGAACTCGAACAGCATCTCTTGATCCTTCCCGCGGCGCAGCGACCGATTGTCGCACGACGGTTGATCGAATGGTGGGATCGGCAGATCGTCTATTCGCTGTGCGGCAAGCGCGAGCGCGTCATCGCACGCTACGAATTCCAGGCGCAGGTGACCGAAATCGTCGGTGAGCTCGATCAGGGGAGGCTGCTCGCGCATTTCGAGACCGTCGCAAAGCCGCTCGAATATCTGCCAGACGGAATGCTGACCCGTCAGATCGCCTTGGTCAAAGGCCGCGATTCGGACGTCGATAGGGCAATCCGGGAGGAGTGGCGGGCGCGCTCGCAGCGGGCGCGCTGGACTAACGAGAATCCGGCACTCGGCGCGATGATCAACGACTATGACTTGGTCCTCACCGAGCATTGGCAGGATCGGCATGATGAGATGTCGGAGAGTTGCGTCGATCTCGAAGACGATACGAAATGCACGTCCGGGCTCGATCTGCTGCGATGGACGCACAATTCGGCCCCCACCGCCGTCCGTTCAATCCAAGAGGGTTTCGCCGCTGCCTATTATGTCCGCGGCAGCTATCAAGTCTTGGCAATCAGCCTGCAGGTGGGATGGCATCCCGATTTCAAGGTGCTGCTCGGAGGGGAGGAATGA
- a CDS encoding three component ABC system middle component, producing the protein MKQAHDLYAEHNPAYCAYVAGAFVTGHAAVHPAGADLAIVYLAVPIALSGDLAATFDGTNKNTGLLEWLERTPQMSVGLADRVNAALEIVGDAVRYGCFTDVLRLSIEGRLMPGSKKFKQIPLNDLDSLSIGAIRRAGRLGSWFATAGSTRNIFGILGLTV; encoded by the coding sequence ATGAAGCAGGCCCATGACCTCTATGCCGAGCACAATCCTGCTTACTGCGCCTATGTCGCCGGCGCGTTCGTTACCGGCCATGCTGCGGTCCATCCTGCGGGAGCGGATCTGGCAATCGTCTATCTCGCCGTCCCCATCGCCTTGTCCGGAGATCTCGCGGCAACATTCGACGGAACGAACAAGAATACCGGCCTCCTAGAGTGGCTCGAACGAACCCCGCAGATGTCAGTCGGCTTGGCCGACCGAGTGAATGCCGCCCTAGAAATCGTCGGTGACGCGGTGCGATATGGCTGCTTTACCGACGTACTGCGGCTGTCGATTGAAGGCCGGCTCATGCCGGGATCGAAGAAGTTCAAGCAGATACCCTTGAACGATCTCGACTCACTCAGCATCGGCGCCATCCGCCGAGCCGGGCGGCTGGGCAGCTGGTTCGCGACCGCCGGCTCGACACGTAACATATTCGGCATTCTGGGGCTGACGGTATGA